A genome region from Hevea brasiliensis isolate MT/VB/25A 57/8 chromosome 9, ASM3005281v1, whole genome shotgun sequence includes the following:
- the LOC110633886 gene encoding uncharacterized protein LOC110633886, translated as MYVKAVPPTDLNRNTEWFTYPGVWTTYMLMVFMSWLIVLSLFGCSPGMAWTIVHLSHFLITYHFFHWKKGTPFADDQGIYNGLTWWEQIENGKQLTRNRKFLTVVPVVLYLIASHTTDYQNPMLFFNTLAVFVLVVAKFPHMHKVRIFGINADH; from the exons ATGTATGTGAAAGCGGTGCCACCGACGGATTTGAATAGGAACACCGAGTGGTTCACGTACCCTGGGGTGTGGACTACCTATATGCTCATGGTTTTCATGTCTTGGCTTATTGTTCTTTCCCTCTTCGGTTGCTCTCCTGGCATGGCCTGGACCATTGTCCACCTCTCTCATTTCCTT ATTACCTATCATTTCTTTCACTGGAAGAAAGGAACTCCATTTGCTGATGACCAGGGCATTTACAATGGGTTGACTTGGTGGGAGCAAATAGAAAATGGCAAGCAACTGACTCGCAATAGGAAGTTTTTGACTGTTGTACCTGTAGTGCT GTATTTAATAGCCTCGCACACAACAGACTATCAAAATCCAATGCTGTTCTTCAACACATTGGCTGTATTCGTTTTGGTGGTAGCTAAGTTCCCTCACATGCACAAGGTTCGCATATTCGGAATCAATGCTGATCACTGA
- the LOC110633887 gene encoding dof zinc finger protein DOF4.6 isoform X1 → MDTAQWPQEIVVKPIEEIITNTCPKPATLERKARPQKEQALNCPRCNSTNTKFCYYNNYSLTQPRYFCKTCRRYWTEGGSLRNIPVGGGSRKNKRSSASFSSISSCSSSSKKLPDLVTPPSLSETSTQNPKIHEGQDLNLAFPSTQGIRNFSELIQVPSVDGNNKNQISSSSSSASTTPQLSALELLTGISPRGFNSFMPMPVQDPSSVYTSGFSLQDFKPTLNFSLDGLGSGYGSLQGVQETGGRLLFPFEDLKQVSSTTNIEQNREQGDSGGYWTGMLGGGGGSWQS, encoded by the exons ATGGATACCGCTCAGTGGCCACAG gAGATAGTGGTGAAACCAATAGAAGAGATAATCACAAATACATGCCCAAAGCCTGCAACTTTGGAGAGGAAAGCAAGACCTCAAAAAGAGCAGGCCTTGAACTGTCCAAGGTGCAATTCAACAAACACCAAGTTCTGTTACTATAACAACTACAGTCTCACTCAGCCTAGGTACTTCTGCAAGACTTGTAGAAGGTATTGGACTGAAGGTGGTTCTCTCAGAAACATTCCTGTCGGTGGTGGTTCCAGGAAGAATAAGAGATCATCTGCTTCATTTTCTTCTATATCTTCTTGCTCCTCATCTTCAAAGAAACTTCCAGATCTTGTTACACCTCCAAGTTTGTCTGAGACTTCTACTCAAAACCCTAAGATCCACGAAGGCCAAGATCTTAACCTAGCTTTCCCATCCACTCAAGGTATAAGAAATTTCTCTGAATTGATTCAAGTACCTAGCGTTGATGGCAATAACAAgaaccaaatttcttcttcttcttcttcggcATCCACTACACCTCAACTTTCAGCTTTGGAGCTGCTAACTGGAATCTCTCCAAGGGGTTTTAATTCTTTCATGCCTATGCCAGTTCAAGATCCAAGCTCAGTTTACACATCTGGGTTTTCTCTTCAAGATTTCAAGCCAACCTTGAATTTCTCTCTGGACGGGCTTGGAAGTGGTTATGGTAGTCTCCAGGGGGTTCAAGAGACTGGTGGAAGGCTATTATTTCCATTTGAAGATCTAAAGCAAGTCTCAAGCACAACTAATATTGAGCAGAATCGAGAGCAGGGAGATTCAGGTGGATATTGGACTGGAATGCTGGGTGGTGGTGGAGGATCATGGCAAAGCTAG
- the LOC110633887 gene encoding dof zinc finger protein DOF4.6 isoform X2: MDTAQWPQEIVVKPIEEIITNTCPKPATLERKARPQKEQALNCPRCNSTNTKFCYYNNYSLTQPRYFCKTCRRYWTEGGSLRNIPVGGGSRKNKRSSASFSSISSCSSSSKKLPDLVTPPSLSETSTQNPKIHEGQDLNLAFPSTQALELLTGISPRGFNSFMPMPVQDPSSVYTSGFSLQDFKPTLNFSLDGLGSGYGSLQGVQETGGRLLFPFEDLKQVSSTTNIEQNREQGDSGGYWTGMLGGGGGSWQS, encoded by the exons ATGGATACCGCTCAGTGGCCACAG gAGATAGTGGTGAAACCAATAGAAGAGATAATCACAAATACATGCCCAAAGCCTGCAACTTTGGAGAGGAAAGCAAGACCTCAAAAAGAGCAGGCCTTGAACTGTCCAAGGTGCAATTCAACAAACACCAAGTTCTGTTACTATAACAACTACAGTCTCACTCAGCCTAGGTACTTCTGCAAGACTTGTAGAAGGTATTGGACTGAAGGTGGTTCTCTCAGAAACATTCCTGTCGGTGGTGGTTCCAGGAAGAATAAGAGATCATCTGCTTCATTTTCTTCTATATCTTCTTGCTCCTCATCTTCAAAGAAACTTCCAGATCTTGTTACACCTCCAAGTTTGTCTGAGACTTCTACTCAAAACCCTAAGATCCACGAAGGCCAAGATCTTAACCTAGCTTTCCCATCCACTCAAG CTTTGGAGCTGCTAACTGGAATCTCTCCAAGGGGTTTTAATTCTTTCATGCCTATGCCAGTTCAAGATCCAAGCTCAGTTTACACATCTGGGTTTTCTCTTCAAGATTTCAAGCCAACCTTGAATTTCTCTCTGGACGGGCTTGGAAGTGGTTATGGTAGTCTCCAGGGGGTTCAAGAGACTGGTGGAAGGCTATTATTTCCATTTGAAGATCTAAAGCAAGTCTCAAGCACAACTAATATTGAGCAGAATCGAGAGCAGGGAGATTCAGGTGGATATTGGACTGGAATGCTGGGTGGTGGTGGAGGATCATGGCAAAGCTAG